TTTTATTTCCATCTATATTCCTCCTAATATTATTTAAAATATTTCAATACTATCACTTTTAGTAAAATATTTATTACCACATTTTTAAATTTATCACTACATTTCTAATTATATCTTTTTTTTTCATTATTTTTAATTGTTTTCCAACAAACTTCTATAGAAAATATATATAATTTCCAGTTACGCTTATAAAACGACCATTTATGTATAATATATTGAAATATTTCTTATATATTTATATTATTAAATTCTATAGGTCAATTGAAACAACCATTTTATTGAGAGGGTTATATTTTTTATTACCTTCTTTTTTTATTAATAGAAAATATTCCAAGTTACTTTTAAATAATGACTTTATTGTTTAATTGTACTAAAATAGTATATGTAGGTTACAAATAATCTAATAAATAATAAACATTGGAGGTAATAGATATGGCAGATTGTAATTCATGTCCATCAAAGGGAAATTGTAATAGTCAATCAAATTGTTCTATTGAAAATAACCCTAACAATAAATTCGGAAAAATAATTGGTGTTATGAGTGGGAAGGGCGGAGTTGGTAAATCGACTGTAACTGCTTTACTTGCTAATAAACTAAATAAAATGGGATACAAAGTTGGTATATTAGACTCTGATATAACAGGACCAAGTATTCCTAGACTTATGGGGTTAAAAAATGTAAAAGCTTATTCTGATGGTTCTTATATTTATCCTGTAGAAAATTCAAATAACATAAAAGTAATGTCTATAAATCTTATGATAGATGACGAAAATGAACCAGTTGTTTGGAGAGGACCTCTAGTTGGAGGAGTTGTAAAACAATTTTATACTGATGTACTTTGGGAAGAACTAGATTATTTACTTATAGACATGCCCCCTGGTACTGGAGATGTTGCATTAACAGTTATGCAATCTATACCTATAAGTGGAATAGTTATGGTTTCAGTTCCTCAAGATTTGGTATCTATGATTGTATCAAAAGCTGTTAATATGGCTAAAAAAATGAACATAAACGTTCTTGGAGTTATCGAAAATATGAGTTATATTCAATGTCCTGATTGTTCTAAAAAAATCAAATTATTTGATGGAGAATCTACTGAAAAGTTCTTAAATGATTTAGATTTAAAACTTCTAGGTGAGCTTCCTATGACTAAAGAAATCATAGATATTACTCATAAGGGTGTTACAGAAATTAGTAATGATTTAGACTCAGTATTAACTGATATTGTTGAAAATATTAAATAGATATAAATTAAAATTTTATAGTTTTACACTTTAACACTAAAAAAAGAGGTGTGTATTTATTTTGTAATATTACAAATAAAATACATACCTCTTTTATATCTATCTATGTTTTAAATACACAAAATATTCTTCTATTATATCTCCATTTTTCACTTTTACTAAGTATTCATTATAGTGAGCATTATATGGTTGTGTCATTTTACACTCTACTACATTTTCTATATCTTCCAATTCTAAGAGTTCTACATCTTTTAAAAATTTTCTTTCCAAAAGTTCCATCAGTCTTTCCATAACCTATTCCCCCACTTCTCCAACATAATTAAAATAAAGCAAATAAATTCTCTATTTATAAAATTTACTTATTTATATTATATCCCATATCTTACAAATCCTAACAGAATTCATAAATTATTGTGAGAAAATATGCGTTAATCTTTTAATAAATCTATCTTATAGTGATATATTAAGTATTCTTTCAATTATGTAAAGTACTCCTCTTAATCCAACAAATGGTGTATATGGATATATATTTACACTTTTTAAGTTTGGATTACTTATCTGTATATCTAACTTTGAATTATGATTCATATCAATACTAGTCCCATCTCCAAATAGAGCCAATAGCTCATTTTCTTTTAAATATTTGTTTCTATCTAACTCATTATTTCCAATATATACTGATTCATCCTTACAATCTGTATTATGTAATATATTAACTCTATCAGCTTCAAGACCTAATTCACTTAATAAATCTTTAAATCCTAAAGCAGTGTCATAATCTCCAAATACAGCACATTTTTTGCTTCCTTCATAAAAATAAAACTTCCTTTTTATATTAAATACTTGTCTTTTTATGCTAGATACTTCAGCTTCATAAGCACTTTTATCCAAATCCCACATAGTTACTTTTTGTATATTTTTGATGAACTCTTCAGTATTTTTTATTCCATAGGGCTTTTTATATACATAAGGTATATTATACTTATCTTTCATAAAAGTTGCTGCTTTGATACCTTCTTTTCTAAGCACTATATTTAAACTAGATTTAGATGCATTTTCTATTTCCTCTATTGATGTGTATGATGTAAAAGTCACATTTACTTCTTTTCTGAAAAAAGCCTTTATCATCCTTTTAATCTCTTCACAATCTGATAAAAAATTATATTGGTCTATATTACATCCAATTATATTAAAACTATCAATTTTTTCATTGTTCTCTTTTACTACATCCTTTGCTAATATATAAAGAAAATCTTCAACTCCTTGACTATAATCTTCTCTTAATCCACCTGTTGTAATTGGGATTAGCTTGCAGTTTACTGAATCACTTATAATATTGCAGATTCCTACTATATCCACACCTATGATAGAAGATACAGATGAAGCCATTACAAATATATACTTGGGTTTGATATTATTATCTATTTCAATTATAGCTTTTTCTAATCTATCATAATTTCCAAATGTAACATCACTTTCACTCATATGAGTTGAATAAATCTTTGCTTTGTCTTCTCCATTTAAACTTCCAATTGCTTCTATAGCATAGTGAGTTGTTCCTGATGGTCCAAATTCTATGACACAGGCTTCATTTATTGATGATACTGTAAATATTATTCCCATTCTATCAGAAGGATTTGGAAAATATTTATATACTTCCATATTAAATCACTTCCTTTCTTGTAACTTTCTCCACATCAAATAATTTAATTAAAGTTTCCATTATGCCTATTGGAAGCTCAAAGCCTATTTTTTGTGCATGTTCGTCTAATGTTATTTGCATAAGTCCCTTTTCTTTTAATAACATTGGATTTTCATGACCTACATAAATATCTGCATTTATAGTATCATACAAACTTCTAAGTGGAGCTATATTTGCAATTCTGCTTACATATGGATTGTGTCCTTTTTTTATTATGTTGTCTTTAAATAAACTATCTTGTTCATAAAGTTCACGCACTTGTATAAATTCTGGCACTAACCCTAATTCTGTTAAGAAATCCACTGTTTCAAATGCCATCATTGGTGTATTCCCATAAATCAGCTTTTTCCCTTCCA
This sequence is a window from Clostridioides difficile. Protein-coding genes within it:
- a CDS encoding Mrp/NBP35 family ATP-binding protein; this encodes MADCNSCPSKGNCNSQSNCSIENNPNNKFGKIIGVMSGKGGVGKSTVTALLANKLNKMGYKVGILDSDITGPSIPRLMGLKNVKAYSDGSYIYPVENSNNIKVMSINLMIDDENEPVVWRGPLVGGVVKQFYTDVLWEELDYLLIDMPPGTGDVALTVMQSIPISGIVMVSVPQDLVSMIVSKAVNMAKKMNINVLGVIENMSYIQCPDCSKKIKLFDGESTEKFLNDLDLKLLGELPMTKEIIDITHKGVTEISNDLDSVLTDIVENIK
- a CDS encoding nitrogenase component 1 codes for the protein MEVYKYFPNPSDRMGIIFTVSSINEACVIEFGPSGTTHYAIEAIGSLNGEDKAKIYSTHMSESDVTFGNYDRLEKAIIEIDNNIKPKYIFVMASSVSSIIGVDIVGICNIISDSVNCKLIPITTGGLREDYSQGVEDFLYILAKDVVKENNEKIDSFNIIGCNIDQYNFLSDCEEIKRMIKAFFRKEVNVTFTSYTSIEEIENASKSSLNIVLRKEGIKAATFMKDKYNIPYVYKKPYGIKNTEEFIKNIQKVTMWDLDKSAYEAEVSSIKRQVFNIKRKFYFYEGSKKCAVFGDYDTALGFKDLLSELGLEADRVNILHNTDCKDESVYIGNNELDRNKYLKENELLALFGDGTSIDMNHNSKLDIQISNPNLKSVNIYPYTPFVGLRGVLYIIERILNISL